A window of the Yersinia rochesterensis genome harbors these coding sequences:
- a CDS encoding hemolysin family protein codes for MLNSILLILFLIAVSAFFSLSEISLAASRKIKLKLLADEGDINALRVLKLQETPGIFFTVVQIGLNAVAILGGIVGDAAFSPSFKVIFERVMSPELADQVSFICSFVLVTSLFILFADLTPKRIGMISPEAVAVRIVNPMRFCIMICRPLVWFFNGMANLIFRLFKLPMVRNDDITSDDIYAVVEAGALAGVLRKQEHELIENVFELESRTVPSSMTSRESVIYFDLRESEDSIKEKISTHPHSKFLVCDGHIDQVVGYVDSKDLLNRVLGNQSLVLSSGVQIRSALIVPDTLTLSEALESFKTAGEDFAVILNEYALVVGIITLNDVMTTLMGDLVGQGQEEQIVARDENSWLIEGGTPIEDVMRVLHIDEFPQSGNYETIGGFMMYMLRKIPKRTDFVKYAGYKFEVVDIDSYKIDQLLVTRFSDQPTPILPKAPHESSDA; via the coding sequence ATGTTAAACAGTATTTTACTGATTCTATTTTTAATCGCAGTGAGTGCCTTTTTCTCGTTATCCGAGATTTCACTGGCAGCATCGCGAAAAATTAAATTAAAACTTCTGGCAGATGAAGGCGATATCAACGCCTTACGGGTACTTAAATTACAAGAGACTCCGGGGATTTTCTTCACCGTGGTGCAGATTGGGCTGAATGCCGTTGCTATCCTCGGCGGTATTGTCGGTGATGCCGCATTCTCCCCTTCTTTCAAAGTGATATTCGAACGCGTTATGTCGCCGGAGCTGGCTGATCAAGTCAGCTTTATCTGCTCATTTGTGCTGGTGACCAGCTTATTTATCTTGTTTGCAGATTTAACCCCGAAGCGCATCGGTATGATTTCACCTGAAGCGGTTGCCGTTCGTATCGTCAACCCGATGCGCTTCTGCATAATGATTTGTCGCCCATTAGTTTGGTTCTTCAATGGGATGGCGAATCTGATCTTCCGCCTATTCAAGCTGCCAATGGTTCGCAATGATGACATCACATCGGATGATATCTACGCCGTGGTAGAGGCTGGTGCATTGGCGGGGGTATTACGCAAACAAGAGCACGAGCTGATTGAAAACGTCTTTGAGCTGGAATCTCGCACCGTCCCCTCTTCCATGACATCCCGCGAAAGTGTGATTTATTTTGATCTGCGGGAAAGTGAAGACAGCATCAAAGAAAAGATTTCGACCCATCCGCATTCAAAATTTTTGGTCTGTGATGGTCATATTGATCAAGTGGTAGGTTATGTTGACTCTAAAGACTTACTGAACCGGGTATTGGGCAACCAAAGCTTGGTACTCAGCAGTGGGGTGCAAATCCGCTCGGCGTTGATTGTGCCGGACACACTGACACTCTCTGAAGCCCTGGAAAGCTTTAAAACGGCGGGTGAAGACTTCGCAGTTATTCTCAACGAATATGCTTTGGTCGTAGGGATAATTACTCTGAATGACGTAATGACCACGCTGATGGGCGATTTAGTCGGCCAAGGGCAAGAAGAACAGATTGTGGCCCGTGATGAAAACTCGTGGCTGATTGAGGGCGGCACCCCAATTGAAGATGTCATGCGCGTTCTGCATATTGATGAATTCCCGCAATCCGGCAATTATGAAACCATCGGCGGCTTTATGATGTATATGCTGCGCAAAATTCCCAAGCGCACCGATTTCGTCAAGTATGCCGGTTACAAGTTTGAAGTGGTGGACATTGATAGCTACAAAATCGACCAGTTGTTAGTGACCAGATTCAGTGACCAGCCGACCCCCATATTGCCAAAAGCGCCACATGAAAGCAGCGATGCATAG
- the ytfE gene encoding iron-sulfur cluster repair protein YtfE produces the protein MDYRNQSLGALAIAIPRATKLFRQHQLDFCCGGKQTLLRAATKLNLDIDALEAQLSALQTELQSSEDWQQQPLANIIDFIISRYHNRHREQLPELILMAEKVERVHGEKPACPRGVAAELSAILEELTQHMYKEEQILFPMIKRGMGSQAGGPIFVMEAEHDAVGQQLEVVKQLTQNMTPPEGACNTWRALYTGINEFITDLMEHIHLENNLLFPRALDGE, from the coding sequence ATGGATTACCGCAATCAGTCTCTGGGTGCTTTGGCTATCGCCATTCCACGGGCAACAAAATTATTTCGTCAGCATCAGTTGGATTTCTGCTGTGGTGGCAAGCAAACACTGTTACGAGCAGCCACTAAGCTAAATCTGGATATTGACGCGCTAGAGGCGCAGTTGAGCGCCTTGCAAACCGAGCTACAATCATCTGAAGATTGGCAGCAACAACCGCTGGCAAACATCATTGATTTTATTATCAGCCGCTATCACAACCGCCATCGCGAGCAACTGCCAGAATTGATTCTAATGGCTGAAAAGGTTGAGCGCGTTCATGGCGAAAAACCAGCATGTCCTCGGGGGGTGGCGGCCGAACTTAGCGCTATTTTAGAAGAACTTACCCAGCATATGTACAAAGAGGAGCAAATTCTGTTCCCGATGATCAAACGCGGTATGGGGTCACAAGCCGGTGGGCCAATATTTGTCATGGAAGCTGAGCATGATGCGGTAGGACAACAGTTAGAAGTGGTTAAACAACTGACACAAAATATGACGCCACCAGAGGGTGCCTGTAACACCTGGCGGGCGCTTTATACCGGTATCAATGAATTCATAACTGACCTGATGGAACATATTCATCTGGAAAATAATTTGCTGTTTCCCCGCGCACTGGATGGCGAATAA
- the cysQ gene encoding 3'(2'),5'-bisphosphate nucleotidase CysQ: MLEQICQLAREAGVAIMAVYQGEKPLDVAHKKDDSPVTAADLAAHQIIKAGLAALTPDIPLLSEEDPPTWAVRQHWQRYWLVDPLDGTKEFLNRNGEFTVNIALIDQGVPVLGVVYAPVTEVMYSAENGQAWKEECGRRMQIEVRDAVPPLVVVSRSHSDAELEDYLAQLGEHQTVSVGSSLKFCLVAEGKAQLYPRFGPTNIWDTAAGHVVAMAAGAQVHDWQGKPLSYTPRESFLNPGFRVSLF, from the coding sequence ATGTTAGAGCAAATTTGCCAACTGGCCCGCGAGGCAGGCGTGGCGATTATGGCGGTCTATCAGGGCGAGAAGCCCCTGGATGTGGCCCACAAAAAGGATGATTCTCCCGTCACGGCGGCGGATCTAGCGGCTCACCAGATTATCAAAGCCGGGTTAGCGGCATTGACCCCCGATATCCCGCTGTTATCGGAAGAAGATCCCCCGACTTGGGCGGTGCGGCAGCACTGGCAGCGCTATTGGCTAGTTGACCCACTGGATGGTACCAAGGAATTCCTAAACCGTAATGGCGAGTTTACCGTCAATATCGCCTTGATTGACCAAGGGGTGCCGGTGCTGGGAGTAGTCTACGCCCCGGTGACCGAGGTGATGTACAGCGCGGAAAACGGTCAGGCGTGGAAAGAAGAGTGTGGTCGGCGCATGCAGATTGAGGTGCGCGATGCCGTCCCGCCGCTGGTGGTGGTCAGCCGCTCCCACAGTGATGCCGAACTGGAAGATTATTTGGCACAATTGGGCGAGCATCAGACGGTATCTGTCGGCTCATCACTCAAGTTTTGTTTGGTAGCCGAAGGAAAAGCACAATTATACCCCCGCTTCGGGCCAACGAATATATGGGATACTGCGGCCGGACATGTTGTTGCTATGGCCGCTGGGGCACAGGTTCACGATTGGCAGGGTAAACCACTGTCTTATACCCCCCGTGAATCTTTCCTGAACCCCGGCTTTCGGGTGTCTTTATTCTAG
- the msrA gene encoding peptide-methionine (S)-S-oxide reductase MsrA, which produces MQNFDKTTVIDVANALPGRLTPMPVATLHVVNGHSMTHVPENSEVAIFAMGCFWGVERLFWQQPGVYSTAAGYSGGYTPNPTYHEVCSGHTAHAEVVRVVFDPAVISYKQLLQIFWENHDPAQGMRQGGDVGTQYRSAIYVLTPEQEVQAQESKALFQQAMEKAGDRRMITSDITAALPFYYAEDDHQQYLYKNPQGYCGLGGIGVCMPPNL; this is translated from the coding sequence GTGCAAAATTTTGATAAAACTACCGTCATTGATGTGGCAAATGCTTTACCGGGGCGACTGACACCAATGCCAGTGGCAACTCTCCATGTGGTTAATGGGCACTCCATGACGCATGTACCTGAAAATAGTGAAGTTGCTATCTTCGCCATGGGCTGTTTCTGGGGTGTCGAGCGCCTATTTTGGCAGCAACCGGGCGTTTATAGTACCGCTGCGGGCTACAGTGGTGGATATACCCCAAACCCAACTTATCATGAAGTGTGCAGCGGGCACACCGCCCATGCCGAAGTCGTGCGCGTTGTTTTTGACCCCGCCGTGATTAGCTATAAGCAACTATTACAGATTTTCTGGGAAAATCACGATCCCGCTCAAGGAATGCGCCAGGGGGGAGATGTCGGAACTCAATATCGTTCAGCCATTTACGTGCTGACACCCGAGCAGGAAGTGCAAGCGCAAGAGAGCAAAGCACTGTTCCAGCAAGCCATGGAAAAAGCCGGTGACCGCCGGATGATTACCAGTGACATCACTGCCGCCCTGCCGTTTTACTATGCTGAAGATGACCATCAGCAGTATTTATACAAAAATCCGCAGGGATATTGCGGCCTGGGCGGCATTGGCGTTTGTATGCCACCTAATTTGTAA
- a CDS encoding DUF1107 domain-containing protein — protein sequence MRIFQRYNPAKIAMYVKTLFRGRLYIKDMGAFEFDKGKILIPKVRDKRHFEVMSEVNRQVMRLQTDTLLS from the coding sequence ATGAGGATCTTCCAACGTTACAATCCGGCAAAAATCGCGATGTATGTCAAAACACTGTTTCGTGGCCGGTTGTATATCAAGGATATGGGGGCTTTTGAGTTTGATAAGGGCAAAATTTTAATCCCGAAAGTTAGGGATAAACGCCATTTTGAGGTGATGTCGGAAGTTAACCGGCAAGTGATGCGCCTACAAACAGATACCCTTCTTTCTTGA
- a CDS encoding bifunctional 2',3'-cyclic-nucleotide 2'-phosphodiesterase/3'-nucleotidase, with protein MEKAMFKRPLTLSLLASLIAVATSTAQAATVDLRVLETTDLHSNMMDFDYYKDKPTEKFGLVRTASLIEAARQQATNSVLVDNGDLIQGSPLGDYMAAKGLKAGEIHPVYKAMNTLDYTVGNIGNHEFNYGLDYLKKSLAGAKFPYVNANVIDVKTGKPLFQPYLIVDTPVKDRDGKSHNLRIGYIGFVPPQVMIWDKANLTGKVTVDDITETAKKWVPEMRQQGADLVVAIPHSGLSSDPYKTMAENSVYYLSQVPGIDAIMFGHAHAVFPSKDFAAIKGADIAQGTLNGIPAVMPGQWGDHLGVVDFVLNNDQGQWQVTQAKAEARPIFDKATQKSLAAENTNLVKVLAADHQGTRDFVSQPIGTASDNMYSYLSLIQDDPTVQIVNNAQRAYTEHFIQGDPDLADLPVLSAAAPFKAGGRKNDPASFVEVEKGELTFRNAADLYLYPNTLVVVKASGADVKQWLECSAAQFNQIDVNSSKPQSLINWDGFRTYNFDVIDGVNYEIDVSQPARYDGECALINDKAERIKNLTFNGKPIDPKATFLIATNNYRAYSGKFSGTGDSHIAFASPDENRAVLSAYISAETKKQGQVTPQADNNWRLATLESQHPLDIRFETSPSAKAAEFIQQKAQYPMKAMGTDEIGFEVYQIDLQKK; from the coding sequence ATGGAGAAAGCCATGTTTAAACGTCCACTGACGTTATCCCTCCTTGCCAGCCTGATTGCTGTCGCAACCTCAACCGCGCAAGCCGCTACTGTTGATTTGCGAGTACTGGAAACCACCGACCTGCACAGCAATATGATGGATTTTGATTACTACAAAGATAAACCTACCGAGAAATTTGGTCTGGTTCGCACCGCGAGCCTTATTGAAGCCGCTCGCCAACAAGCCACTAACAGTGTGCTGGTGGATAATGGCGATCTCATTCAGGGCAGCCCTCTGGGCGATTATATGGCCGCCAAAGGGCTAAAGGCCGGTGAGATTCACCCTGTTTATAAGGCGATGAATACACTGGACTATACCGTGGGTAACATCGGCAACCATGAATTTAATTATGGTCTGGATTACCTAAAAAAATCACTGGCGGGGGCCAAATTCCCCTATGTGAATGCCAACGTCATTGATGTCAAAACCGGTAAACCGCTGTTTCAGCCCTATTTAATTGTCGACACCCCGGTCAAAGATCGCGACGGGAAAAGCCATAATCTGCGTATCGGCTATATTGGCTTCGTGCCCCCGCAAGTGATGATATGGGATAAAGCCAATCTCACCGGCAAAGTCACCGTCGATGACATCACCGAAACCGCCAAAAAGTGGGTGCCGGAAATGCGCCAGCAAGGTGCCGATTTAGTGGTCGCCATCCCCCACTCCGGCCTCTCCAGTGACCCCTATAAAACCATGGCGGAAAACTCGGTTTATTACCTCAGCCAGGTGCCGGGAATTGATGCCATTATGTTTGGTCATGCCCATGCTGTCTTCCCAAGCAAAGATTTTGCCGCTATCAAAGGGGCGGATATCGCGCAAGGGACACTCAACGGTATTCCGGCAGTGATGCCCGGTCAGTGGGGTGACCATCTTGGCGTGGTTGATTTTGTGTTGAATAATGACCAAGGCCAATGGCAAGTGACTCAAGCCAAAGCCGAAGCTCGCCCTATCTTTGATAAAGCCACACAAAAATCATTAGCCGCCGAAAATACAAACCTGGTCAAGGTGTTAGCTGCCGATCACCAAGGCACCCGCGATTTTGTCAGCCAGCCGATTGGCACAGCCTCGGATAATATGTACAGCTATTTGTCACTGATCCAAGACGATCCGACAGTACAAATTGTCAATAATGCCCAACGCGCCTATACCGAACACTTTATTCAGGGCGATCCTGATTTAGCTGATTTACCGGTGCTTTCTGCCGCCGCCCCCTTTAAAGCCGGTGGCCGTAAGAATGACCCAGCCAGTTTTGTCGAAGTGGAAAAAGGCGAACTGACTTTCCGCAATGCCGCCGATTTGTACCTTTACCCGAACACCTTAGTGGTGGTCAAAGCCAGTGGCGCGGACGTCAAGCAGTGGCTGGAGTGCTCTGCCGCGCAATTTAATCAAATTGATGTCAACAGCAGCAAGCCGCAATCGCTGATTAATTGGGACGGTTTCCGCACTTATAATTTCGATGTTATCGACGGAGTTAACTATGAAATTGATGTCAGCCAACCTGCCCGCTATGACGGCGAGTGTGCGCTGATTAATGACAAAGCCGAGCGCATCAAAAATCTGACTTTCAACGGCAAACCCATTGATCCAAAAGCGACTTTCCTGATTGCGACCAACAATTATCGCGCCTATAGCGGTAAGTTTTCCGGTACCGGTGATAGTCATATCGCGTTCGCCTCACCGGATGAAAACCGCGCGGTTCTATCAGCTTATATCAGTGCGGAAACCAAAAAACAGGGGCAAGTGACCCCGCAAGCAGATAACAACTGGCGTCTGGCGACTCTTGAGAGTCAGCATCCGCTGGATATCCGCTTTGAAACCTCGCCAAGTGCCAAAGCCGCTGAATTTATTCAGCAAAAAGCACAATACCCAATGAAAGCAATGGGGACGGACGAGATTGGTTTTGAAGTGTATCAAATTGATTTACAGAAGAAATAA
- a CDS encoding YtfJ family protein, protein MIKNSLLILSLLLTPFMASALTIQVGQRVPPVGVSDKGELNYDKATDQFSYKNWNSAQLPGKVRVVQHIAGRTSAKELNAPLVEAIKHANLPHEHYQTTTIVNTDDAIFGTAVFVRNSIETNKREFPWSQFVVDSTGNVKKAWGLAEKGSAIVVLDQQGNVKFFKDGALPPTEVQQVIDQLHQLVKQEN, encoded by the coding sequence ATGATAAAAAATAGCCTGCTTATACTGTCGCTGCTGTTAACCCCCTTTATGGCTAGCGCGCTCACCATCCAAGTTGGCCAGCGGGTTCCGCCGGTGGGTGTCAGCGATAAAGGCGAATTAAATTACGATAAGGCTACTGATCAGTTTAGCTACAAAAACTGGAATAGCGCGCAATTGCCCGGAAAAGTGCGAGTTGTCCAGCATATTGCAGGCCGCACATCAGCAAAAGAACTGAATGCGCCGTTAGTGGAAGCTATCAAGCACGCTAATCTGCCACACGAACATTACCAAACGACGACAATCGTCAATACCGATGACGCTATCTTCGGTACCGCGGTGTTTGTGCGTAATAGCATCGAAACCAATAAGCGGGAATTCCCCTGGTCGCAGTTTGTAGTCGACAGCACCGGGAATGTCAAAAAGGCTTGGGGTTTAGCAGAGAAAGGCTCGGCTATTGTGGTACTGGATCAGCAAGGAAATGTTAAATTTTTCAAAGACGGCGCGCTGCCCCCCACCGAAGTGCAGCAGGTCATCGACCAACTGCACCAGCTCGTAAAACAAGAGAACTAG
- the tamA gene encoding autotransporter assembly complex protein TamA, with the protein MPRYPILCFLCVLLATPIAYAANVRLQVEGLSGDLERNVRARLSTIGTDEITADGRFRSRVDEAIRQGLRALGYYDPTITFDLQQRPAPARSVLVVTVVPGEPVLIAGVDIVLQGGAKTDPDYLALVRRDTPKIGSVLNHGAFDNFKSSLTGLALRRGYFDANMIKSQLGVAAELRQAFWDIDFDSGERYRFGKVIFQGSQIREDFLQNLVPFHEGQLYSADDLAELNRRLSATNWFNSVVVSPDFRDAKKTRTLPLDAVVTPRTENTVELGGGYATDIGPRLTASWRKPWVNSYGHSLTTSTTLSAPEQTLDFSYRIPLLKNPLEQYYLLQGGFRRTDLNDTESDTTTLNVARFWDLSSGWQRAINLRWSLDHFTQGSVTDTTMLLYPGVSINRTRQRGGAMPVWGDSQRYSIDWSDTTWGSDVDFGIFQAQNVWIRTLGEKNRFVVRGNLGWIETNNFDRVPPSLRFFAGGDRSIRGYKFRDVSPRDSEGKLTGASKLATGSLEYQYNVTGRWWGAVFVDTGEAVNDIRKSNLKTGAGVGVRWASPVGPIKLDIAKPIGDNEARGVQFYIGLGPEL; encoded by the coding sequence GTGCCACGATACCCTATTCTATGTTTTTTGTGTGTATTGCTCGCCACACCCATCGCCTATGCGGCCAATGTTCGGTTGCAGGTAGAGGGCCTTAGCGGGGATTTAGAGAGAAACGTCAGGGCGCGTTTATCCACAATTGGCACTGATGAAATCACGGCTGATGGGCGTTTTCGCTCGCGGGTGGATGAAGCCATTCGCCAAGGGCTACGGGCTTTGGGTTATTACGACCCCACCATCACTTTTGATTTACAACAGCGCCCAGCACCCGCGCGCTCCGTTTTAGTCGTCACCGTGGTTCCCGGAGAGCCAGTCTTGATTGCTGGTGTGGATATTGTGCTGCAAGGCGGGGCGAAAACAGATCCCGACTATTTGGCACTGGTGCGCCGCGATACGCCCAAAATTGGCTCGGTTCTTAATCATGGCGCTTTTGATAATTTCAAAAGTTCATTGACCGGTCTGGCATTACGCCGGGGTTATTTCGATGCCAATATGATCAAAAGCCAGTTAGGTGTTGCCGCAGAACTGCGCCAAGCTTTCTGGGATATTGATTTCGACAGCGGCGAGCGCTATCGCTTCGGTAAAGTTATCTTCCAAGGCTCACAAATCCGCGAGGATTTTCTGCAAAATTTAGTGCCATTTCATGAGGGGCAATTGTATTCCGCAGATGATCTGGCTGAACTGAACCGCCGTCTTTCTGCGACTAACTGGTTTAACTCCGTGGTCGTCTCACCCGATTTCCGCGATGCGAAAAAAACCAGAACTTTGCCGCTCGATGCAGTCGTGACGCCACGAACAGAGAATACCGTTGAGTTGGGGGGCGGTTATGCTACTGATATCGGCCCGCGTTTGACCGCCAGTTGGCGTAAACCTTGGGTGAACTCCTACGGCCACAGCCTCACCACCAGCACCACTCTCTCGGCTCCTGAGCAGACGCTGGATTTCAGCTATCGAATCCCGCTGTTAAAAAACCCGCTTGAACAATATTACCTGTTGCAGGGCGGGTTTAGACGCACGGATCTGAATGACACCGAATCAGATACCACCACCCTTAACGTCGCCCGCTTCTGGGATTTATCCAGTGGTTGGCAGCGGGCAATCAACTTGCGCTGGAGTCTGGATCACTTTACTCAGGGCAGTGTGACGGACACCACCATGCTGCTGTATCCGGGGGTGAGCATTAACCGCACCCGCCAGCGCGGTGGAGCAATGCCGGTCTGGGGTGATAGCCAGCGCTATTCCATTGATTGGTCTGATACCACTTGGGGGTCTGATGTTGATTTCGGCATCTTCCAGGCGCAAAACGTGTGGATACGCACCTTGGGTGAGAAAAACCGTTTTGTCGTGCGCGGCAATTTGGGCTGGATTGAAACCAATAACTTTGACCGCGTGCCGCCGTCATTACGCTTCTTCGCCGGTGGGGACCGCAGCATTCGCGGCTATAAATTCCGTGATGTTTCTCCGCGCGACAGTGAAGGTAAGTTAACCGGTGCCTCTAAATTAGCCACCGGCTCCCTCGAATATCAATATAACGTCACCGGCCGCTGGTGGGGGGCGGTATTCGTCGATACCGGTGAAGCGGTAAATGATATTCGCAAGAGTAATTTAAAAACCGGTGCCGGGGTCGGGGTGCGCTGGGCTTCCCCGGTTGGCCCGATTAAGCTGGATATCGCGAAACCTATTGGTGACAACGAAGCACGTGGCGTGCAATTTTATATCGGTTTGGGGCCTGAACTATGA